A single region of the Sorghum bicolor cultivar BTx623 chromosome 9, Sorghum_bicolor_NCBIv3, whole genome shotgun sequence genome encodes:
- the LOC8077015 gene encoding uncharacterized protein LOC8077015 has protein sequence MSESGGVPPERDSPPQGPKKTRSRRRRVLLCLAFTVLILLLLAAAVAIALLAVLRPRDPVTELLSVNATGVLPNVVSLPTFSVQLNLTFLLAVRVRNPNPAAFRHGAATTSLYYRGAAVGYGEVPAGTVPSRGAATVRMNMTVQADRVVAAAGIGGLIADVLAGEMEYEARTEVPGTVKLLGLVKRSVEARSVCRVVIGVADVSVRRQECDNEAKL, from the coding sequence ATGTCCGAGTCCGGCGGCGTGCCGCCCGAGCGCGACAGCCCGCCCCAAGGCCCCAAAAAAACCcgcagccgccgccggcgagtcctCCTCTGCCTCGCCTTCACCGTCCtcatcctgctgctcctcgccgCGGCGGTCGCCATCGCGCTGCTCGCCGTCCTCCGCCCGCGGGACCCGGTCACGGAGCTGCTCTCGGTCAACGCCACGGGCGTGCTCCCGAACGTCGTCTCGCTGCCGACCTTCTCCGTCCAGCTCAACCTCACCTTCCTCCTCGCGGTCCGCGTCCGGAACCCGAACCCGGCCGCGTTCCGCCACGGCGCCGCCACCACGTCGCTCTACTACCGCGGCGCCGCCGTGGGCTACGGCGAGGTGCCGGCCGGGACCGTGCCGAGCCGGGGCGCGGCCACCGTCCGGATGAACATGACGGTGCAGGCCGACCGGGTCGTGGCGGCCGCCGGGATCGGGGGACTCATCGCCGACGTGCTCGCCGGCGAGATGGAGTACGAGGCGAGGACCGAGGTGCCGGGCACCGTCAAGCTCCTCGGCTTGGTGAAGCGCAGCGTGGAGGCAAGATCGGTGTGCCGCGTCGTCATCGGCGTCGCCGACGTCAGCGTTCGGCGCCAGGAGTGCGACAACGAAGCCAAGCTGTGA
- the LOC8077016 gene encoding 7-deoxyloganetin glucosyltransferase, whose product MVSLTTAADHGQRPHAVCMPYPAQGHVTPMLKLAKLLHARGFEVTFVNTEFNHRRLHRSRGALDRVPGFRFDAIPDGLPPSDADATQDIPALSYSTMTTCLPHLLALLARVDADAASPRVTCLVTDAVMSFGFDAAREFGVPVAALWTASTCGFMGYRNYRSLVDSGLVPFKTAADLEDGVEGGHLATVVTGARGMCDGVQLRDFPSFIRTTDRADIMLNFLMREAERLSLPDGVIVNTFEDLEGASLDAMRAILPTVYPVGPLLLRERLEIPAGSPLAGLGSNLWKEQEGLPEWLAGRAPRSVVYVNYGSITVMTNSQLLEFAWGLANSGYPFVWNIRPDLVKGDSAVLPPEFTSAVEGRALLTTWCPQEAVLPHEAVGVFLTHSGWNSTLESLCAGVPMLSWPFFAEQQTNCRYKRTEWGVGMEIGGEVRRDEVSAILKEAMDGEKGREMRRRAEEWKEKAVKVTLPGGPAQTNLERVIDEVLLSKMKGQKQTANV is encoded by the coding sequence ATGGTGTCACTGACGACGGCGGCGGATCATGGGCAGCGGCCGCACGCCGTGTGCATGCCGTACCCGGCGCAGGGCCACGTGACGCCCATGCTGAAGCTCGCCAAGCTCCTCCACGCGCGTGGCTTCGAGGTCACCTTCGTCAACACCGAGTTCAACCACCGGCGCCTGCACCGCTCCCGCGGCGCGCTGGACCGCGTGCCCGGGTTCCGCTTCGACGCCATCCCGGACGGCCTCCCGCCGTCCGACGCCGACGCCACGCAGGACATCCCCGCGCTCAGCTACTCCACCATGACCACCTGCCTCCCGCACCTCCTCGCGCTGCTCGCCAGGgtcgacgccgacgccgcgtCCCCGCGAGTCACCTGCCTCGTCACGGACGCCGTCATGTCGTTCGGCTTCGACGCCGCCAGGGAGTTCGGCGTGCCCGTCGCCGCGCTCTGGACCGCCAGCACGTGCGGGTTCATGGGGTACCGGAACTACAGGAGCCTCGTCGACTCGGGCCTCGTGCCGTTCAAGACCGCCGCGGACCTCGAGGACGGCGTCGAGGGAGGTCACCTCGCCACCGTGGTGACCGGCGCGCGCGGCATGTGCGACGGCGTGCAGCTGCGCGACTTCCCCAGCTTCATCCGCACCACGGACCGCGCCGACATCATGCTCAACTTCCTCATGCGCGAGGCCGAGCGGCTGTCGCTCCCCGACGGCGTCATCGTCAACACCTTCGAGGACCTCGAGGGCGCCTCGCTGGACGCCATGCGCGCGATCCTCCCGACGGTGTACCCCGTCGGCCCGCTCCTCCTCCGCGAGCGCCTGGAGATCCCCGCCGGCAGCCCGCTCGCGGGGCTCGGCTCCAACCTCTGGAAGGAGCAGGAGGGGCTCCCGGAGTGGCTCGCCGGCCGCGCGCCGCGGTCCGTGGTGTACGTGAACTACGGCAGCATCACGGTGATGACCAACTCGCAGCTGCTCGAGTTCGCCTGGGGCCTGGCCAACAGCGGGTACCCGTTCGTGTGGAACATCCGGCCGGACCTCGTGAAGGGCGACTCCGCCGTGCTGCCGCCGGAGTTCACGTCCGCCGTCGAGGGCCGCGCGCTGCTGACCACGTGGTGCCCGCAGGAGGCGGTGCTCCCGCACGAGGCGGTCGGGGTGTTCCTGACTCACTCCGGCTGGAACTCGACACTGGAGAGCCTCTGCGCCGGGGTGCCCATGCTCAGCTGGCCCTTCTTTGCGGAGCAGCAGACTAACTGCCGGTACAAGCGGACGGAGTGGGGCGTCGGGATGGAGATCGGCGGGGAGGTGCGGCGCGACGAGGTGTCGGCCATCTTAAAGGAGGCCATGGACGGGGAGAAGGGGCGAGAGATGCGCCGGCGCGCGGAGGAGTGGAAGGAGAAGGCCGTGAAGGTGACGCTGCCGGGTGGGCCTGCGCAGACCAACCTTGAAAGGGTCATCGACGAGGTGCTGCTCTCCAAGATGAAGGGACAGAAACAGACTGCCAACGTCTGA
- the LOC8077018 gene encoding protein LURP-one-related 8 has protein sequence MTAKVHPNVAVPPSLGQPPAVAPAPAPVTLTVWRKSLLFNGRGFTVFDARGDLVYRVDSYASDSRAEVVLMDAAGCPVLTLRRRKLIGLGLGSDQWLVYPGEETRRLPPLYAVKRAAPQYMRGGFGGGAKSMAHVAACSGGGAAAKTTGAGGYEVEGSYLRRRCTVYDERRRAVAEVRPKEAVVGSDVFRLVVQPGMEVSLAMAVVLALDQMFGKPSLLRSWSS, from the coding sequence CACCCGAACGTCGCCGTGCCGCCGTCCCTCGGCCAGCCGCCGGcggtggcgccggcgccggcgccggtgaCTCTGACGGTGTGGCGCAAGTCGCTGCTGTTCAACGGCAGGGGTTTCACGGTGTTCGACGCCCGCGGCGACCTGGTGTACCGCGTGGACAGCTACGCGTCCGACTCCCGCGCGGAGGTGGTGCTCATGGACGCCGCGGGCTGCCCCGTGCTCACCCTCCGCCGCAGGAAGCTGATCGGCCTCGGGCTCGGGTCCGACCAGTGGCTGGTGTACCCGGGCGAGGAGACCCGGCGCCTGCCGCCGCTCTACGCCGTGAAGCGGGCGGCGCCGCAGTACATGCGCGGCGgcttcggcggcggcgccaagTCCATGGCGCACGTCGCGGCGTGCTCTGGCGGCGGAGCCGCCGCCAAAACCACCGGCGCCGGCGGGTACGAGGTGGAGGGCTCGTACCTGCGGCGGCGCTGCACGGTGTACGACGAGCGGCGGCGGGCCGTGGCGGAGGTGCGCCccaaggaggcggtggtgggctCGGACGTGTTCCGGCTGGTGGTGCAGCCCGGGATGGAGGTGTCGCTGGCCATGGCCGTCGTCCTCGCGCTCGACCAGATGTTCGGCAAGCCGTCCCTGCTCAGGAGCTGGTCCTCCTAG
- the LOC8077014 gene encoding cytochrome P450 714D1, translated as MTAIMGYNGLLPLMLLAAGWCAVAAALVLAISAWLQRPRRVAEAFRRQGIDGPPPSSFLSGNLSEMQARAAAAAVAEAAGGRDFQKEGFDDYCKKIFPYFEKWRKAYGETYLYWLRRRPALYVSDPELIREIGRCVSLDMGKPTYLQKGQEPLFGRGVLKANGAEWHRQRKLIAPEFYMAKVKGMVELMVDAAQPLLASWEDKVAAAPGGVAEIDVDEDIRSFSFDVISRACFGGDYSRGREIFLRLRALSGLMSETSVIFTIPSLRHLPTKKNRRIWKLTHEIRSLILQLASERKAAAAPTPGRDFLGSIIDSSRDQPRADDFVVDNCKNIYFAGHETSAVTATWCLMLLAAHPEWQDRARAEALDVCGGDAAAPDFDAVARMRTLHAVVLETLRLFPPSSFVVREMFRDMQLGTRLRAPKGTYLFVPVSTMHHDAAVWGATARRFDPGRFRDGVAAACKHPQAFMPFGLGARTCLGQNLALVEVKALVALVLARFSLALSPDYRHAPAFRFIIEPEFGLRLRVHRLGH; from the exons ATGACCGCCATCATGGGGTACAACGGCCTCTTGCCGCTGATGCTGCTGGCAGCTGGGTGGTGCGCCGTCGCGGCGGCGCTCGTCTTGGCCATTTCCGCGTGGCTGCAGCGGCCGCGCCGCGTCGCGGAGGCCTTCCGTCGGCAGGGCATCGACggcccgccgccgtcgtcgttccTGTCGGGTAACCTCTCGGAGATGCAGGCGAGggcggccgccgcggcggtgGCGGAGGCCGCCGGCGGCCGGGACTTCCAGAAGGAAGGCTTCGACGACTACTGCAAGAAGATCTTCCCCTACTTCGAGAAGTGGAGGAAAGCCTACG GCGAGACATACCTGTACTGGCTACGCCGCCGGCCGGCGCTGTACGTGTCGGACCCGGAGCTGATCCGCGAGATCGGGCGCTGCGTGTCGCTGGACATGGGCAAGCCCACCTACCTGCAGAAGGGGCAGGAACCCCTCTTCGGCCGCGGCGTCCTCAAGGCCAACGGCGCCGAGTGGCATCGCCAGCGCAAGCTCATCGCCCCGGAGTTCTACATGGCCAAGGTCAAG GGCATGGTGGAGCTGATGGTGGACGCGGCGCAGCCGCTGCTGGCGTCGTGGGAGGACAAGGTCGCCGCGGCGCCGGGCGGCGTCGCGGAGATCGACGTGGACGAGGACATCAGGAGCTTCTCCTTCGACGTCATCTCCAGGGCCTGCTTCGGCGGCGACTACTCCAGGGGGCGGGAGATCTTCCTCCGTCTCAGGGCGCTGTCGGGCCTCATGTCCGAGACCAGCGTCATCTTCACCATCCCGTCGCTCAGGCACCTTCCCACGAAGAAGAACCGGAGGATCTGGAAGCTCACGCACGAGATCCGGTCGCTGATCCTGCAGCTGGCGAGCGAGCGCAAGGCAGCGGCGGCGCCGACGCCCGGCCGCGACTTCCTGGGCTCCATCATCGACAGCAGCCGTGACCAGCCGCGCGCGGACGACTTCGTGGTGGACAACTGCAAGAACATCTACTTTGCGGGCCACGAGACGAGCGCGGTCACCGCGACGTGGTGCCTCATGCTCCTCGCCGCGCACCCGGAGTGGCAGGACCGCGCGCGCGCCGAGGCGCTCGACGTCTGCGGCGGCGACGCCGCCGCGCCGGACTTCGACGCGGTGGCCAGGATGAGGACGCTGCACGCGGTGGTGCTGGAGACGCTGCGCCTCTTCCCGCCGTCGTCGTTCGTGGTGCGGGAGATGTTCCGCGACATGCAGCTCGGCACCAGGCTGCGCGCGCCCAAGGGCACCTACCTCTTCGTGCCGGTCTCCACCATGCACCACGACGCCGCCGTCTGGGGCGCCACCGCGCGCCGGTTCGACCCAGGAAGGTTCCGCGACGGCGTGGCGGCCGCGTGCAAGCACCCGCAGGCGTTCATGCCCTTCGGCCTCGGCGCGCGCACCTGCCTCGGCCAGAACCTCGCGCTCGTCGAGGTCAAGGCGCTCGTGGCGCTCGTCCTCGCCCGCTTCTCGCTCGCGCTGTCGCCGGACTACCGGCACGCCCCCGCGTTCCGGTTCATCATCGAGCCGGAGTTCGGCCTGCGCCTCCGCGTGCACCGCCTCGGCCACTGA
- the LOC8077017 gene encoding uncharacterized protein LOC8077017, with the protein MEPRRISASPRPCSGRRVVAARKRPRQEAVVSSVRKLQRREISSRRDRAFAMSAAQERFRNIQLQEEFDTHDPKENTSLLPYLRKRSKIIEIVAARDIVFALSQSGVCAAFSRETNQRICFLNGSPDEVIRSLFYNKNNDSLITVSVYGSENFSALRCRTTRIEYIRRGQPDAGFPLFESESLKWPGFVEFDDVNGKVLTYSAQDSTYKVFDLKNYTLLYSVSDKNVQEIKISPGIMLLIYTRTSSSVPLKILSIEDGTVLKSFSHLLHRNKKVDFIEQFNEKLLVKQEGENLQILDVRNFQLTEVSRTEFMTPSAFIFLYELQLFLTFRNRSVAVWNFRGELVTSFEDHLLWHPDCNTNNIYITSDQDLIISYCKADSTDSSSEENAGSINISSILTGKCLAKINPGNSSKQKKAWRFQNTVSEALEDITALYYDEDRDEIYTGNRHGLVHVWSN; encoded by the exons ATGGAGCCGAGGCGGATCTCGGCGAGCCCGCGCCCGTGCAGCGGGCGGCGGGTTGTGGCGGCCAGGAAGAGGCCGAGGCAGGAGGCGGTGGTGAGCAGCGTGCGGAAGCTGCAGCGCCGGGAGATCAGCTCCCGCCGCGACCGCGCCTTCGCCATGAGCGCCGCGCAGGAGCGCTTCCGCAACATACAGCTGCAG GAAGAGTTTGACACTCACGATCCAAAGGAGAACACTTCGTTACTCCCTTACTTGAGGAAAAGGTCAAAAATCATTGAGATAGTTGCAGCGCGTGATATAGTCTTTGCCTTATCACAGTCAGGAGTATGTGCTGCTTTTAGTAGAG AGACAAATCAGAGAATATGCTTTCTAAATGGAAGTCCAGATGAAGTTATCCGCAGTTTATTTTACAACAAGAATAATGATTCACTCATTACTGTGTCAGTATATGGTTCAGAAAACTTCAGTGCTCTGCGATGCAGAACAACTCGAATAGA GTACATTCGGCGAGGACAGCCAGATGCTGGTTTCCCTCTTTTTGAGTCTGAGTCATTGAAATGGCCTGGATTTGTAGAGTTTGATGATGTCAATGGGAAGGTTTTGACTTACTCTGCTCAAGACAG CACTTACAAGGTGTTTGATTTGAAAAACTACACACTACTGTATTCGGTGTCTGATAAGAATGTTCAAGAAATAAAGATCAG CCCTGGGATAATGCTATTGATTTATACAAGAACAAGCAGCTCGGTTCCTCTGAAGATTCTTTCCATTGAGGATGGTACAGTCTTGAAGTCCTTCAGCCACCTTCTCCATCGTAACAAGAAGGTAGATTTCATTGAACAGTTCAATGAAAAGCTTCTGGTCAAACAGGAAGGAGAGAATCTTCAAATTCTTGAT GTAAGGAACTTCCAGTTGACAGAAGTGAGCAGAACTGAGTTTATGACTCCATCTGCCTTTATCTTTCTGTATGAGCTGCAACTGTTCCTGACATTCCGGAACCGATCAGTAGCAGTTTGGAACTTCCGAGGTGAACTGGTGACCTCATTTGAAGATCACCTGTTGTGGCACCCTGACTGCAACACAAACAACATATACATTACAAGTGATCAAGATCTCATTATTTCATACTGCAAAGCTGACTCAACTGATTCATCTTCAGAGGAAAATG CTGGCTCTATAAATATCAGCAGCATACTGACTGGCAAATGCTTGGCAAAAATAAACCCTGGAAATTCAAGCAAGCAAAAGAAAGCATGGAGGTTCCAGAATACAGTCTCGGAGGCCCTTGAGGACATTACAGCTCTGTACTATGACGAAGATCGTGATGAGATCTACACTGGCAACCGGCATGGCCTTGTCCATGTGTGGTCGAACTGA